The proteins below come from a single Candidatus Woesearchaeota archaeon genomic window:
- a CDS encoding lysophospholipase, protein MIEPQSFLNAKGELLSGILNNGRAQSPILMLLHGFASNKDQDLLLEAESFFAVHKYNVFRYDVAGAGESQGDFLESSIASQITDLQSAIEHLSTQYNNNNISIIGFSLGAAVAAIHNNPRIANYVFWSPALFPAIDMYPRYATTEIQSELISRGYIEKEGLKVGKQIIEDLGSTHLEHKLAELKRPVLMIHGTDDPRINYQNTIQAHSLIPNSEVHLISGANHSYKNNHPHRQELFEKTHSWLQQHKPKKIE, encoded by the coding sequence ATGATAGAGCCGCAATCATTTCTTAACGCTAAAGGCGAACTATTATCAGGGATTCTTAACAATGGAAGGGCACAATCACCCATCCTTATGTTGCTTCATGGATTTGCTTCCAATAAAGACCAAGACCTTCTTTTAGAAGCCGAATCATTTTTTGCTGTTCACAAGTACAATGTTTTTCGCTATGATGTGGCAGGAGCCGGAGAAAGTCAAGGAGACTTCTTAGAGTCATCCATAGCATCTCAAATTACTGATTTACAATCAGCAATAGAACACCTATCAACACAGTACAACAACAATAACATATCAATCATAGGATTTAGTTTAGGAGCTGCAGTTGCAGCCATACACAATAATCCTCGAATTGCCAACTATGTATTCTGGAGCCCTGCGTTATTTCCAGCAATAGATATGTATCCTCGTTATGCTACAACAGAAATTCAATCAGAGCTAATATCCCGCGGATATATAGAAAAAGAAGGCCTTAAAGTAGGTAAACAAATTATCGAAGATTTGGGAAGTACTCACCTAGAACATAAACTCGCAGAACTTAAGAGACCAGTTCTCATGATTCATGGGACTGATGATCCGCGAATCAACTATCAAAACACCATACAAGCGCATTCCCTCATACCTAACTCTGAAGTACACCTTATTTCTGGTGCCAATCATAGCTATAAAAACAACCACCCACACAGACAAGAATTGTTCGAAAAAACGCATAGCTGGTTACAACAACACAAACCCAAAAAGATTGAGTGA